One Flavobacteriales bacterium DNA segment encodes these proteins:
- a CDS encoding low molecular weight phosphotyrosine protein phosphatase, with protein sequence MVCLGNICRSPMAEGIMRGKVNEKNLNWEIDSAGTSNFHTGEAPDIRSINKMKAYNLDISSLRARQFSVKDFDAFDLILAMDESNYANILKLAKNDAQREKVKMILDYAFPGQRMSVPDPYYGGDSGFENVYRLLNEACDRVILHHHE encoded by the coding sequence ATGGTTTGCCTTGGAAATATTTGCCGTTCTCCAATGGCAGAAGGAATTATGCGGGGAAAGGTGAATGAAAAAAATCTCAATTGGGAAATAGATTCTGCAGGAACATCCAACTTTCACACCGGTGAAGCACCTGATATTCGTTCCATCAATAAAATGAAAGCATATAATTTGGACATCAGTTCACTTCGTGCCCGGCAATTTTCCGTAAAAGATTTTGATGCATTTGATCTGATTCTTGCAATGGATGAAAGTAATTATGCAAACATTCTGAAATTGGCAAAAAACGATGCGCAACGCGAGAAAGTAAAAATGATTCTCGATTACGCTTTTCCCGGTCAACGCATGAGTGTTCCCGATCCCTATTACGGTGGCGATTCCGGTTTCGAAAATGTTTACCGATTACTAAACGAAGCCTGCGATCGCGTAATTCTGCATCATCATGAATAA
- a CDS encoding SAM-dependent methyltransferase, translating into MNKGKVYLIPSFLGEEPDLNSLSGSGISIAKELRFIVAENAKHARRFLKQIGIEIPLQEVDVKELNEHTDPKEINPLLEPARNGHDIGIISEAGCPGIADPGAALVKIAHQEGIKVIPLPGPSSILLALMASGMNGQAFTFNGYLPKDSGLRQKKIREMEKLAQQGITQLFMDTPYRNNHVLEDLIKSCQPDTKLLIAANITQPGELIRTQKIAAWKKQKPDLHKQPCIFGIGS; encoded by the coding sequence ATGAATAAGGGTAAAGTGTATTTAATTCCTTCTTTTCTGGGAGAAGAGCCCGATTTAAATTCGCTTTCCGGTTCAGGTATTTCCATTGCTAAAGAACTGCGTTTTATCGTTGCAGAAAATGCAAAACATGCGCGACGATTTTTAAAACAGATCGGCATTGAAATTCCATTGCAGGAAGTGGATGTTAAAGAGCTCAATGAACACACCGATCCAAAAGAAATAAATCCATTATTAGAACCAGCCAGAAACGGACATGATATCGGCATCATTTCAGAAGCGGGTTGTCCGGGCATTGCAGATCCGGGCGCTGCTCTGGTAAAAATTGCGCATCAGGAAGGAATTAAAGTGATACCACTTCCCGGCCCCTCCTCTATTTTACTGGCCTTAATGGCTTCCGGAATGAACGGACAAGCCTTTACCTTTAATGGGTACTTGCCTAAAGATTCGGGATTGAGGCAGAAAAAAATCCGTGAAATGGAAAAACTTGCGCAACAAGGCATCACTCAACTTTTCATGGATACGCCGTATAGAAACAACCATGTTTTGGAAGACCTGATAAAGAGTTGTCAACCCGATACCAAATTGCTAATCGCAGCCAACATCACCCAACCGGGTGAACTGATTCGCACACAAAAAATTGCTGCCTGGAAAAAACAAAAACCCGATTTGCATAAACAACCTTGCATTTTCGGAATTGGCAGTTAA